AAAATCAGGGTCGAGGGTTACAAAGCCTTTGTAACGACACGCTACGAAGACCAGGACAAAGGAGAGGGCGGCGCCGACTTCGTAATCTGGGAGCGAGGAGCCGCAGACTACTGGGCTGAACGAATAAAATAAACGACTATGGCAAAAGAAAATAAGACAATGGACGAAATCCACCGCGGCCTCGTGAAAAAATATCACACCCTTTGCACAGTGCTGGGGCTTGATGATGAAGCGAAGCACGCGATCCTGGCAAGCTGGGGTGTCGAGAGCAGCCGCGACCTGACCCAGCACCAGCTCATAGACATCTGTGCGAAGCTGAGCGAGCAGGTGGACGAAAAGCAGGGGACGGCGCGGCTTGACAAACTGCGCAAGCAGGTAATTGCGGCAATAGGCGGCTGGCTCAGGGAGACCAAGCAGCAGAGCAATATTTCGATAATAAAAGGCATTGCGATGCGCGCCAGCGGTTACAATGACTTCAACAAGATACCGAGGGAGCGGCTGCGCAACCTCATAGCGACATTTAACAACAAAGTCAAGGACGCCCGCGCGGTTGATGCACTCACTGATGCGCTTCTGATGCAGAAGCTGACCGCCGGCAAAGAGATAGACCCAACACTAAACTAAAAATCCAATGGTAACAGATATTAACTCAGTTTTTCGGCAGTTAAGCCGAACCGAAAAAACAAAGTTTGTCAATTCAAAGATAGACTATGCAAGCGAGGACGCAGTAGCGGAGTATGTGGCTGCATACATTTTTGACGTGCTGAAATACACTGATCTAAAACAAGTGGCTGAATATCTTCGCGGAAAGGGCTACACAGTTACATTGAATAATGAATAACGAACTAAACAAATGATATGAGAGACAAAACAAGAAAACGACTCAGAAAATGCGCCTACCCATTTGCGTGGTTATGGGTGCTTGTCGGGCTAATAATCGGGTATAGCGGCGTGTGTCTGCTTGCATTAGCTTACACGATGTTCGGAGATACCAAGCAGGCTAAAAAGGTATTTACTCAAAGAATATGAGCAAGGAACTTGAAAAGGTTACAGCCATAATCCGGGAGCAGATTGCACACCTGCCCGAAAATGCAAGAATCGAACTGTTGGACGCACTGGCATGGTGGGCGAGCGATGCGGCCGGACATTTGAACTATGACTCGCCGGACGCCGAGGACTACGACAATTAAAAAACGCTGCGCCGGTGTAAAAGGACAGACCACCCAAGCAGTTAAACACAAATTAATAACCACTTAAACACCCTTAAAAATGAGTGAACAGGTAACAATGACCGCCGATGAGCGCGCCGAATGGGAAGCGTTTAAGGCAGAAAAAGCGAAAAAAGAAGCTGCGGAACTTCGCAAGCAGCAGCGTGAGACTTACCAAGAGCTAGTCAACGAGGAACTGGCGGCAGCCATTCCGGAACTGCGCGCCCTTAGTGAGCAGATTAAAACGACAAAGGACGCATTATTCAGCAACTTTAAGGCTGTTTTGGATATGAAAGCCGATGTCGTGGGCTTCAAAGAGGATGGGCAGTATAGCCACACTTTCACCAACAGTGACAGTAGCCTCCGCCTGACATTAGGCGTTAACACTGTTGACGGCTGGACTGATATGGTGGAAACAGGTATCGCAATGGTGCGCCGCTATCTGGAGAGCTTAGCGACCGACGACAAGAGCAAAGCACTTGTTAACACTGTGCTGCGACTTCTGAGCAAAGACCGCCAGGGCAACCTCAATGCAAGCAAGGTGCTCCAGCTTCAAAAAATGGCGGAGGAAAGCCACGACGATCAATTTGTGGAAGCAGTTAAGATTATCCGGGAAAGTTACCAGCCTACCGAGACCCGCCGCTATATCCGCGCACAGTATCGCGATGAAAGCACCGGGAACGCATGGCGCAATATTCCACTGAGCATTACAGATGTGGATCTTCTGCCCGGTAGCGAACCACTGCAAGACCTCCCGGCAGAACTTGAAGCAGAGGCAGCGGAATAAAAAAAGCCGCGCCAACGTGGACCGAAGCCGACGCCAGCGCTGAGCCTTGTGTAAAAGGACAGTGCAAAGGTACTAAAAATTGTTGAATGGCAAAGAAAAAACGGCACAAATCCACGTTGGCGCGGTCTGAAAAAGTAAAAGCAATAACCGCACTGCATTACGAGGCGGGAAACCAAGCTAAATGCTATAAAGCTGTGTGGCGTCGGTGGATAGAGCCCGAGTTTGGGATTAGTTATATCACTTTCATAAGGTATTTAGGATTCCACACGGATACCGAGGAATATAACCACCAGAATAGTTCCCCCTCCCTGTTTGATTTTGATTAAATAAGCAACCCCGATGGCTTCCGGAGCTATCGGGGTTGCTGTTGTATTATTGAGGTGACGGAATGGCGGCAGAGAGCCCCGGAAAGGGTTTGTCGCGTCGCATAGCCGTTAAGTCCTGCACGGAGGTTCGGAAACATTCAACGTCCTCAATAATTTCAGCGTGGGCGTGATTGGTTGCCGAGATAGTGTGCATAAAGCCGGCGAAGTTGTCACCGCGTAGTCCCTGCATAGCGGCGTTAATGCTATTGAGGAGGTCAAAGCGCTCCAGAGCTTCCGCCATTGCCGGGTCCTGGCTTCCGTGTATTCCGGCAGTCGCACGGTTCAGAATGTGGAGGCGGACGGTAATATCGGCACGGCGTGCCCCGGCGTTCTGCTGGTGCCATTCGATTGTTTCAAACTCAACGAACACCGACGGCAGGGGGTAAACCGCCCCACCGGCAAAGTGTGCGCCGTTGTCGTTCCAGAGGTCCACGTAATCAATGCCCGGAACGGTCAGGAGCTTTTCGGCGACAGCTGTAAAAATCTGTTTTCTCATATTGCTGTTATTGTCTTAAAAAGTCAGTTAATTGGGTGTTGAACTGTTGTAGGTTCCTGTCGATTGCCTCCCGGATAATGCGTTGCGTGTCGGGGCCGTCGCCGATAAAGCGGCGCTCCGGCATAGTTATGACTTTGCCAACTTTCATTAGAGCCATACGCCGCCAGGACTCGTCTTTTGTTTGCATGAACTTCGCCCAAAAGTAGCGTTTCATTTTAGCCGTCACGGTGATTTTTCCGTCCTCATTGTGGAGGTTTGTGTAAGGCATTGCGGAGGAAAAGCGCACACCGTTGCCGGACACTTCGCCCTGTGTGGCTTTTCGCATATCGCCGGAGACCATGAGCAGAGAGCCGCGGGAGTAGTCATGTGCGCGGGGCTTCCACTTGTCGGAGAAAAAGCCCTTACGTTCAAAGTTGCGGTCGAACTCTTCGGAGAGGTCCACGCGCATGTCGTCGAGAATGTCGGCTTTTAGTTTGTTGGCGTCGAGCATTTAATTGGGTTTTAATTGTTATTAAATCAGAAAAAAGTTGTAAATTTGCGGTCAATGGATAAATCGGCAAAAATATTAGAATACGCCCGGAACATGGGCGAAATGGCAAACCATGCTGAAAAGATTGGGACCACCGCTGACGGCGATGTTTACGGACTCTGTCTTTTAGATGCAGAGGGAATGCCTATGCCGGTAGGATTGCCACGGCTTGTAATCGCCAAGGGGGATAAACACACCCTGATAACTGGGGAAGAAGCATTGAACCTGTCAATATCATTTGATCTCGAGGAATAAGTTCTTTAATTTGGGGTTAACCTTCTTATCGTCGATTCTGATAACGCCCACCATGCCGGGGCGCATTTCGCCGATGTAAGAGCTTACATCGTTCTGGCCGCTTTGAGGGTCGAAATAACGAACCTTCCCCCCGATGACTTCGGCACAGAATACATGGGCGTCGCGACGTTTCCACGCGCAGTAAATTTCATACACACCGTCATCGCTGAATTTTTCGGCGAAATATTCCTGCAATCGTTTTGCGGTCATAGCCTTGTACCCTTTGCGCTTTTGCCATTTGTAGGTAAAATCATAATCAACGTCCGAGCCGTCGAGATTTACAAAACGCTGTAACCACGTAATGCTCTGTGCGTCCATTTCGGCATACGCGCTGCCCTTAATATTGGGCTTTGCCTTGACGTTGAAGCCGAGGCGGCGAAGCCAATGGGTAACGGTGCAGGTCTGACAGTTCACAAGGTAGCCTCCACCCTTTGCAAATTCCGGGTTTTCCTTGCCTTTGTTTGCCTGGTCGTATGTCATGGCTTTGCCTTTTGTAATGCCGAAGCTCTGCTCAATCTCCAAACAGTTCTCGGCAATAGCCTTTTTCTGGTCGAAAGTCAGAGAATCCGGCAGCTCCGCGATGATGTCGGCAATGCGCTGCTCCCGCTTTTGTTCCTCACTCAATTGCTCAATTACCTGTTTGGCTGCTTCCGGTGCTTTGTAATACGGATGTTTGGGCGGAAACAGTTTCAGATCCTTACCGGGGTTAAAGCGGAAAATCTGCTGTTTGGTGGCTTCGGTGCAGTTCTGACCGCGGAGCATAGAGAGCGCCGGGTCGCTCTGGGGGTATTTGCCACGTCGAACCTGTACGGCTGTGCAACGGCAGTTCCAGCCGTTCGGCGGCAGATAAAG
The sequence above is drawn from the Duncaniella freteri genome and encodes:
- a CDS encoding DUF3164 family protein, coding for MSEQVTMTADERAEWEAFKAEKAKKEAAELRKQQRETYQELVNEELAAAIPELRALSEQIKTTKDALFSNFKAVLDMKADVVGFKEDGQYSHTFTNSDSSLRLTLGVNTVDGWTDMVETGIAMVRRYLESLATDDKSKALVNTVLRLLSKDRQGNLNASKVLQLQKMAEESHDDQFVEAVKIIRESYQPTETRRYIRAQYRDESTGNAWRNIPLSITDVDLLPGSEPLQDLPAELEAEAAE
- a CDS encoding phage morphogenesis protein, which produces MLDANKLKADILDDMRVDLSEEFDRNFERKGFFSDKWKPRAHDYSRGSLLMVSGDMRKATQGEVSGNGVRFSSAMPYTNLHNEDGKITVTAKMKRYFWAKFMQTKDESWRRMALMKVGKVITMPERRFIGDGPDTQRIIREAIDRNLQQFNTQLTDFLRQ
- a CDS encoding phage minor head protein; its protein translation is MADKQNDLLELADATDKPKFDDTAFFDAAGMVYNAGGFDASQLNTPEARRLIAETVKQLNIAISSSVPHEVPEVVRYALENNAFIFSGFKAFHTLREVGLSLTTDKGDIKPFDTFRRDVEKVNNQYNHNYLYAEYNHAVGASLMAARWQQIEADGDRYDLQYRTAQDDRVREDHAILHGTTLPPSDPFWSLYLPPNGWNCRCTAVQVRRGKYPQSDPALSMLRGQNCTEATKQQIFRFNPGKDLKLFPPKHPYYKAPEAAKQVIEQLSEEQKREQRIADIIAELPDSLTFDQKKAIAENCLEIEQSFGITKGKAMTYDQANKGKENPEFAKGGGYLVNCQTCTVTHWLRRLGFNVKAKPNIKGSAYAEMDAQSITWLQRFVNLDGSDVDYDFTYKWQKRKGYKAMTAKRLQEYFAEKFSDDGVYEIYCAWKRRDAHVFCAEVIGGKVRYFDPQSGQNDVSSYIGEMRPGMVGVIRIDDKKVNPKLKNLFLEIK